In Eretmochelys imbricata isolate rEreImb1 chromosome 4, rEreImb1.hap1, whole genome shotgun sequence, a single window of DNA contains:
- the FOXI3 gene encoding forkhead box protein I3 gives MSAGDLQPSSPASPQPRRAREAPEMAVYCGETFSVYPPPGAASGQRPAAYALGDYGAPANAGYLWGVSGPAPYLQGAPGPAAPFLPPASYGCSRGGQLGGAPAAPGSPSPAAAELSWLSLAGQEELLRLVRPPYSYSALIAMAIQSAPGRKLTLSHIYQYVAENFPFYKRSKAGWQNSIRHNLSLNDCFRKVPRDEDDPGKGNYWTLDPNCEKMFDNGNFRRKRKRRSEPNTPTVVSSGGALKAEEGRPIPAAAGKPCGNSPSPELELSPARDHPKSSSSPGIISATPGCLSTFFSGMSSLSSGGSRLAHHRNFPAGQMSGGTFTAPSSGSSQDLLPPDQLQRVPGPTAAYYSSFHPSSSSSSSQGAQYNHYYNFTVNSLIYARDGTEV, from the exons ATGAGCGCCGGTGACTTGCAGCCCAGCTCCCCCGCCAGCCCGCAGCCCCGCCGGGCCCGGGAGGCGCCCGAGATGGCCGTGTACTGCGGCGAGACCTTCAGCGTGTACCCGCCGCCCGGCGCCGCCTCGGGGCAGCGCCCGGCCGCCTACGCCCTGGGCGACTACGGGGCGCCGGCCAACGCCGGCTACCTGTGGGGCGTGAGCGGCCCGGCCCCGTACCTGCAGGGCGCCCCCGGGCCGGCCGCCCCCTTCCTGCCGCCCGCCTCCTACGGCTGCTCGCGGGGCGGCCAGCTGGGGGGCGCCCCCGCCGCGCCCGGCTCGCCCTCGCCCGCGGCGGCCGAGCTGAGCTGGCTGAGCCTGGCCgggcaggaggagctgctgcGCCTGGTGCGGCCGCCCTACTCCTACTCGGCGCTGATCGCCATGGCCATCCAGAGCGCGCCCGGCCGCAAGCTCACGCTGAGCCACATCTACCAGTACGTGGCCGAGAACTTCCCCTTCTACAAGCGCAGCAAGGCCGGCTGGCAGAACAGCATCCGCCACAACCTCAGCCTCAACGACTGCTTCCGCAAGGTGCCCCGCGACGAGGACGACCCGG GGAAGGGGAACTACTGGACCTTAGACCCAAACTGTGAGAAGATGTTTGACAACGGGAATTTCCGGCGCAAGCGCAAGCGGCGCTCCGAGCCTAACACCCCCACCGTGGTGTCCTCCGGCGGGGCGCTGAAGGCTGAGGAAGGGCGTCCCATCCCGGCGGCTGCAGGCAAGCCCTgtggaaacagcccctcccccgaGCTGGAACTATCACCTGCCAGGGACCATCCGAAAAGCTCCTCTTCTCCAGGCATCATCTCAGCCACCCCTGGCTGCCTGAGCACCTTCTTCAGCGGCATGAGCTCACTGAGCAGTGGAGGGAGCCGCCTGGCGCACCATCGGAACTTCCCTGCTGGGCAGATGAGCGGTGGCACCTTCACCGCCCCCTCCAGCGGCTCCTCCCAGGACCTGCTCCCACCAGACCAGCTACAGCGAGTTCCGGGGCCCACTGCTGCCTATTACAGCTCcttccaccccagcagcagcagcagcagcagccagggcgcCCAGTACAACCATTACTACAACTTCACAGTCAACAGCCTCATCTACGCCCGGGATGGCACTGAGGTGTAG